In a single window of the Streptomyces cinnabarinus genome:
- a CDS encoding sulfite oxidase-like oxidoreductase — MGQPVESASGGAVQPELPPGQRLQRGWPVTHYGPVPKFRPERWEFRVFGATADGEKHCWNHEEFAALPYTSVVADLHCVTKFSMLGAEWGGIPARTILEIAPPAPAVTHVMVWAEYGFSSNLRLEDFAAERTIFATHKDGELLTAEHGFPLRLVVPHLYAWKGPKWVRGVEYMTADRRGFWEERGYHNIGDPWKEQRYSYQEEPGDGPEL; from the coding sequence ATGGGTCAGCCGGTGGAGAGCGCATCTGGAGGAGCGGTGCAGCCGGAGCTCCCGCCGGGGCAGCGCCTGCAGCGCGGCTGGCCGGTCACCCACTACGGGCCGGTCCCCAAGTTCCGCCCCGAGCGCTGGGAGTTCAGGGTCTTCGGCGCCACCGCCGACGGCGAGAAGCACTGCTGGAACCACGAGGAGTTCGCGGCCCTGCCGTACACCTCCGTCGTGGCCGATCTGCACTGCGTCACGAAGTTCAGCATGCTGGGCGCCGAGTGGGGCGGGATCCCCGCCCGGACCATCCTGGAGATCGCCCCGCCCGCCCCGGCCGTCACCCATGTGATGGTGTGGGCCGAGTACGGCTTCAGCTCGAATCTGCGCCTTGAGGACTTCGCCGCCGAGCGCACCATCTTCGCCACCCACAAGGACGGCGAGCTGCTCACCGCCGAACACGGCTTCCCGCTCCGCCTGGTCGTGCCCCACCTCTACGCCTGGAAGGGCCCCAAATGGGTCCGCGGTGTGGAGTACATGACCGCCGACCGCCGCGGCTTCTGGGAGGAGCGCGGCTACCACAACATCGGCGACCCCTGGAAGGAACAGCGCTACTCCTACCAGGAGGAGCCGGGGGACGGCCCCGAGCTCTGA
- the bfr gene encoding bacterioferritin: protein MQGDPEVIEFLNEQLTGELTAINQYWLHYRIQDNKGWTKLAKYTREESIDEMKHADKITERILMLDGLPNYQRLFHVRVGQTVTEMFQADRQVEVEAIDRLKRGIEVMRTKGDITSANLFESILEDEEHHIDYLDTQLELIDKLGEALYLAQQIEQPS from the coding sequence ATGCAGGGCGACCCCGAGGTCATCGAATTCCTGAACGAGCAGCTCACCGGCGAGCTGACGGCGATCAACCAGTACTGGCTGCACTACCGGATCCAGGACAACAAGGGCTGGACCAAGCTCGCCAAGTACACGCGTGAAGAATCCATCGACGAGATGAAGCACGCGGACAAGATCACCGAGCGCATCCTCATGCTGGACGGCCTGCCGAACTACCAGCGGCTGTTCCACGTCCGCGTCGGCCAGACCGTCACCGAGATGTTCCAGGCGGACCGGCAGGTGGAGGTGGAGGCGATCGACCGCCTCAAGCGCGGGATCGAGGTGATGCGCACCAAGGGCGACATCACGTCGGCGAACCTCTTCGAGTCCATCCTGGAGGACGAGGAGCACCACATCGACTACCTGGACACCCAGCTGGAGCTCATCGACAAGCTCGGCGAGGCGCTCTACCTCGCGCAGCAGATCGAGCAGCCGAGCTAG
- a CDS encoding (2Fe-2S)-binding protein, translating into MNRVYVCSCFGITEQQVKEHAADGACTPRQIASSCKAGTDCGSCVRRIQAILGRGACPRRELADQGKPVLTELSTDLADVA; encoded by the coding sequence GTGAACCGCGTGTACGTCTGCAGTTGCTTCGGCATCACCGAGCAGCAGGTCAAGGAGCACGCGGCCGACGGTGCCTGCACTCCCCGCCAGATAGCGTCGTCCTGCAAGGCGGGCACGGACTGCGGGTCGTGCGTACGCCGTATCCAGGCGATCCTGGGCCGGGGCGCGTGCCCCCGCCGTGAGCTGGCCGACCAGGGCAAGCCGGTGCTCACCGAGCTGTCGACCGACCTGGCGGACGTGGCCTAG
- a CDS encoding class II 3-deoxy-7-phosphoheptulonate synthase: MTVNAKTSASAGNTWRNLPAAQQPEYPDTEALRAVVADLESYPPLVFAGECDQLRARLAAVAKGEAFLLQGGDCAEAFDAVSADHIRNKLKTLLQMGAVLTYAASVPVVKVGRIAGQYSKPRSKGTETRDGVTLPTYRGDSVNGFDFNEAARIPDPERLKRMYNASASTLNLVRAFTTGGYADLRQVHAWNQDFVKSSPSGQRYEQLAREIDNALNFMHACGADPEEFKTVEFYASHEALLLDYESALTRVDSRTGQLYDVSGHMVWIGERTRQLDGAHIEFASKIRNPIGIKLGPTTTAEEALQYIERLDPDREPGRLTFIVRMGADKVRDKLPELIEKVTASGATVAWVTDPMHGNTFEAASGHKTRRFDDVLDEVKGFFEVHKSLGTHPGGIHVELTGDDVTECVGGGDEIFVDDLHQRYETACDPRLNRSQSLDLAFLVAEMYRDQ; encoded by the coding sequence GTGACCGTGAACGCTAAGACCAGCGCAAGCGCTGGCAACACCTGGCGAAACCTGCCCGCGGCGCAGCAGCCCGAGTACCCCGACACCGAGGCTCTGCGCGCAGTCGTTGCGGACCTCGAGTCGTATCCGCCGCTCGTCTTCGCGGGCGAGTGCGATCAGCTGCGCGCCCGGTTGGCGGCCGTCGCCAAGGGAGAGGCGTTCCTCCTCCAGGGCGGCGACTGCGCCGAGGCATTCGACGCGGTGTCCGCCGACCACATCCGCAACAAGCTCAAGACCCTGCTCCAGATGGGCGCCGTGCTGACGTACGCCGCCTCGGTGCCGGTCGTGAAGGTCGGCCGGATCGCCGGCCAGTACTCCAAGCCGCGCTCCAAGGGCACCGAGACCCGCGACGGCGTCACGCTGCCCACCTACCGCGGCGACTCGGTCAACGGCTTCGACTTCAACGAGGCCGCCCGGATCCCGGACCCCGAGCGCCTGAAGCGGATGTACAACGCCTCCGCCTCCACGCTCAACCTGGTGCGCGCCTTCACCACCGGCGGTTACGCCGACCTGCGCCAGGTGCACGCCTGGAACCAGGACTTCGTGAAGTCGTCCCCGTCCGGCCAGCGCTACGAGCAGCTCGCCCGCGAGATCGACAACGCGCTCAACTTCATGCACGCCTGCGGGGCCGACCCGGAGGAGTTCAAGACCGTCGAGTTCTACGCCTCCCACGAGGCGCTGCTGCTCGACTACGAGTCCGCCCTGACGCGGGTCGACTCGCGCACCGGCCAGCTCTACGACGTCTCCGGGCACATGGTGTGGATCGGTGAGCGCACCCGGCAGCTGGACGGCGCGCACATCGAGTTCGCCTCGAAGATCCGCAACCCGATCGGCATCAAGCTCGGCCCGACGACGACGGCCGAGGAGGCGCTCCAGTACATCGAGCGTCTGGACCCGGACCGCGAGCCGGGCCGGCTGACCTTCATCGTCCGCATGGGCGCCGACAAGGTCCGCGACAAGCTGCCCGAGCTGATCGAGAAGGTCACCGCCTCCGGTGCGACCGTTGCCTGGGTGACCGACCCGATGCACGGCAACACCTTCGAGGCGGCCTCCGGCCACAAGACCCGCCGCTTCGACGACGTGCTCGACGAGGTCAAGGGCTTCTTCGAGGTCCACAAGTCGCTGGGCACCCACCCGGGCGGCATCCATGTCGAGCTCACCGGTGACGATGTCACCGAGTGCGTGGGCGGCGGCGACGAGATCTTCGTCGACGATCTGCACCAGCGCTACGAGACGGCCTGCGACCCCCGCCTGAACCGCAGCCAGTCCCTTGACCTGGCCTTCCTGGTCGCGGAGATGTACAGGGACCAGTAG
- a CDS encoding DUF2867 domain-containing protein produces the protein MGTVRNVHDRVLAAPADRVGALLDRLAAPDDPLFPSPAWAPVRFDRPLSVGAAGGHGPVRYSVAEYEPGRRVRFAFDPPGTGFHELSVEPLGPDRCRIRHLLEQDQPLGERLGWLLAVRAVHGTVIEELFDNAELAATGSLPAPVRPGRYVRLLQRLTWDRPRAVAVPEGAALLHAAFPESDYTDAYALELRPGMPTDPAVWAGVLRGTPVVAGSARELLMGEDAGHLDFRASLLVDEEGHTVTLGSVVRIHNGRGRLYWSVVRHAHPFMARLMLRRTHRRLALRSGRASQLVS, from the coding sequence ATGGGCACTGTACGCAACGTCCACGACCGCGTCCTGGCCGCGCCCGCCGACCGGGTCGGCGCCCTGCTGGACCGGCTCGCCGCGCCGGACGACCCGCTGTTCCCGAGCCCCGCCTGGGCCCCGGTCCGCTTCGACCGGCCGCTGTCCGTCGGCGCCGCCGGAGGGCACGGCCCGGTGCGCTACTCGGTCGCCGAGTACGAGCCGGGCCGCCGGGTCCGCTTCGCCTTCGACCCGCCCGGCACCGGCTTCCACGAACTGTCCGTCGAGCCGCTCGGCCCGGACCGCTGCCGGATCCGGCACCTGCTGGAGCAGGACCAGCCGCTCGGCGAGCGCCTCGGCTGGCTGCTCGCGGTGCGCGCCGTGCACGGCACGGTGATCGAGGAGCTGTTCGACAACGCCGAGCTGGCCGCCACCGGCTCACTCCCCGCCCCGGTCCGCCCCGGGCGCTACGTCCGCCTGCTCCAGCGGCTCACCTGGGACCGCCCGCGGGCCGTCGCCGTACCCGAAGGCGCCGCCCTGCTGCACGCCGCCTTCCCCGAGTCCGACTACACCGACGCCTACGCCCTGGAGCTGCGCCCCGGGATGCCGACCGACCCGGCGGTCTGGGCGGGCGTGCTGCGGGGCACCCCGGTCGTCGCCGGCTCGGCGCGGGAGCTGCTGATGGGTGAGGACGCCGGACATCTGGACTTCCGTGCCTCGCTCCTGGTGGACGAGGAGGGGCACACGGTCACCCTCGGATCAGTGGTCCGGATCCACAACGGACGCGGGCGTCTGTACTGGTCGGTGGTCCGCCACGCCCACCCGTTCATGGCCCGGCTCATGCTCCGCCGCACCCATCGACGGCTCGCTCTGCGGAGCGGCAGAGCGTCTCAATTGGTGAGCTAG
- a CDS encoding TetR/AcrR family transcriptional regulator has product MVMVQRPPRKTSAKSRLSADDWADAALVAMGEGGLAAVAVEPLATRLGTTKGSFYWHFANRDALIAAALERWAETQTEALITELEAEPDPERRLRLLFAEAIGSAADDPLEVRLLATADDPRVATVLGRVTERRVAYVAQLFAEAGFPEPEARRRGLLAYSVYLGHAQLAHSVPAALPMGEELTRYLDRALDLLLMR; this is encoded by the coding sequence ATGGTCATGGTGCAACGGCCTCCTCGCAAGACCTCGGCCAAGTCCCGGCTGAGCGCCGACGACTGGGCCGACGCCGCGCTCGTCGCGATGGGCGAGGGCGGGCTCGCGGCCGTGGCCGTGGAACCGCTCGCCACCCGGCTCGGCACCACCAAGGGCAGCTTCTACTGGCACTTCGCCAACCGGGACGCGCTGATCGCGGCGGCGCTCGAACGCTGGGCCGAGACCCAGACCGAGGCGCTCATCACCGAGCTGGAGGCGGAGCCCGACCCCGAGCGGCGGCTGCGGCTGCTGTTCGCCGAGGCGATCGGGTCGGCCGCGGACGATCCGCTGGAGGTCAGGCTGCTGGCGACCGCCGACGACCCGCGCGTCGCGACGGTGCTGGGACGGGTCACCGAACGCCGGGTCGCCTATGTGGCGCAGCTCTTCGCCGAGGCCGGTTTCCCCGAGCCCGAGGCTCGGCGGCGCGGGCTGCTCGCCTACAGCGTCTATCTGGGCCACGCCCAGCTCGCCCACTCCGTCCCCGCCGCCCTCCCCATGGGCGAGGAACTCACCCGATATCTCGACCGCGCCCTCGATCTGTTGCTCATGCGTTAG
- a CDS encoding trp operon leader peptide → MFAHSTMNQNWWWTASPAAR, encoded by the coding sequence ATGTTCGCGCATTCGACCATGAACCAGAACTGGTGGTGGACCGCTTCTCCGGCGGCCCGCTGA
- a CDS encoding anthranilate synthase family protein — translation MDLTQLLHDSRPFALLRRRTPGHDHDLVEVLVGPVTDHERLADLPDEGLALVPFRQIRERGFDVRDDGTPLTVLTPEETYGIPLAEALAQLPAHDVRVENGGFDVADEEYARIVGRVLDEEIGRGEGANFVIRRTYEGEIPEFSRRDALALFRRLLEGERGAYWTFVVHTGQRTLVGASPEVHVRMSGGTVVMNPISGTYRYPAEGPTPEHLLDFLADGKEIEELSMVVDEELKMMCTVGDMGGVVVGPRLKEMAHLAHTEYELRGKSSLDARDVLKETLFAATVTGSPVQNACRVIERHEVGGRRYYAGALALLGRDSGGAQTLDSPILIRTADIDADGRLCVPVGATLVRGSDPESEVAETHAKAAGVLAALGVTARRPREEAVRPHLADDPRVRAALDGRRASLAPFWLRMQERSADLTGHALVVDGEDTFTAMLAHVLRSSGLDVTVRRYDERGLREAVVAHEGPVVLGPGPGDPSDTADHKMRFLRELTAEVIRGHRHGVLGVCLGHELIAAELGLEIVRKEVPYQGAQTEIDLFGRPETVGFYNSFVARCDDGTAGELAAHGVRVSRSAAYEVHALKGPGFAGVQFHPESVLTLDGAAIVRELVGQLRGTSTFSERRPAL, via the coding sequence ATGGACCTGACACAGCTGCTGCACGACAGTCGTCCGTTCGCCCTGCTGCGGCGCCGCACTCCCGGTCATGACCACGACCTGGTCGAGGTCCTCGTCGGCCCGGTCACCGACCACGAACGCCTTGCCGACCTCCCCGACGAGGGCCTCGCCCTCGTGCCCTTCCGGCAGATCCGCGAGCGCGGCTTCGACGTCCGCGACGACGGGACGCCGCTGACGGTGCTCACCCCCGAGGAGACGTACGGGATCCCGCTCGCCGAGGCCCTGGCCCAGCTCCCCGCGCATGACGTGCGCGTCGAGAACGGCGGCTTCGATGTCGCGGACGAGGAGTACGCGCGGATCGTCGGGCGCGTGCTGGACGAGGAGATCGGACGCGGCGAGGGCGCGAACTTCGTGATCCGGCGGACGTACGAGGGCGAGATCCCGGAGTTCTCCCGCCGGGACGCGCTCGCGCTGTTCCGGCGGCTGCTGGAGGGTGAGCGGGGCGCGTACTGGACGTTCGTCGTGCACACAGGGCAGCGGACGCTCGTCGGGGCCAGCCCCGAGGTGCATGTGCGGATGTCCGGCGGCACCGTCGTCATGAACCCGATCAGCGGGACGTACCGCTATCCCGCCGAGGGGCCGACCCCCGAGCATCTGCTGGACTTCCTCGCCGACGGCAAGGAGATCGAGGAGCTGTCGATGGTCGTCGACGAGGAGCTCAAGATGATGTGCACCGTCGGCGACATGGGCGGGGTCGTGGTCGGGCCCCGGCTGAAGGAGATGGCCCATCTCGCGCACACCGAGTACGAGCTGCGCGGCAAGTCGTCGCTGGACGCGCGGGACGTGCTGAAGGAGACCCTGTTCGCGGCCACCGTCACCGGCTCACCGGTGCAGAACGCCTGCCGGGTGATCGAGCGGCACGAGGTCGGGGGGCGCCGGTACTACGCGGGGGCGCTGGCGCTGCTCGGCCGGGACTCCGGCGGGGCCCAGACGCTGGACTCCCCCATCCTCATCCGCACCGCGGACATCGACGCGGACGGTCGGCTGTGCGTCCCCGTCGGCGCCACGCTCGTCCGTGGCTCGGACCCGGAGAGCGAGGTCGCGGAGACCCACGCCAAGGCGGCGGGGGTGCTGGCGGCGCTGGGCGTCACCGCGCGCAGGCCGCGCGAGGAGGCCGTACGCCCGCACCTGGCCGACGACCCGCGCGTGCGTGCCGCCCTCGACGGGCGCCGCGCCTCCCTCGCCCCCTTCTGGCTGCGGATGCAGGAGCGGTCCGCCGATCTCACCGGGCACGCCCTGGTCGTGGACGGCGAGGACACCTTCACCGCGATGCTCGCCCATGTGCTGCGCTCCAGCGGCCTGGACGTCACCGTCCGGCGCTACGACGAGCGGGGGCTGAGGGAGGCCGTCGTCGCGCACGAGGGTCCGGTCGTGCTCGGCCCCGGCCCCGGCGACCCGTCGGACACCGCCGACCACAAGATGCGGTTCCTGCGGGAGCTGACCGCCGAGGTGATCCGGGGGCACCGGCACGGCGTGCTCGGCGTCTGCCTCGGGCACGAGCTGATCGCCGCCGAGCTGGGCCTTGAGATCGTCCGCAAGGAGGTGCCGTACCAGGGCGCCCAGACGGAGATCGACCTGTTCGGGCGCCCGGAGACCGTCGGCTTCTACAACAGCTTCGTGGCCCGCTGCGACGACGGGACGGCCGGGGAACTGGCCGCCCACGGCGTGCGGGTCAGCCGCAGCGCGGCGTACGAGGTGCACGCGCTGAAGGGGCCCGGTTTCGCCGGGGTGCAGTTCCACCCCGAGTCGGTGCTGACGCTCGACGGCGCCGCGATCGTCCGGGAGCTGGTGGGTCAGCTCCGGGGCACCAGCACGTTCTCCGAGCGGCGGCCCGCCTTGTAG
- a CDS encoding 2-hydroxyacid dehydrogenase: MEILGFGVQADERPLIERAFAGHHEVRCLDVFLNEDTALIAAGHESVSTSVNCDLGARVLQILAAGGTRMVAQRSTGFNNIDLDVAERLGMTVARVSYYSPYSVAEFAWTLAMAVNRRVVRASIRTRDFDFRLDGLMGRDLHGRTAGVLGTGKIGEAFARIAHGFGMKLLGWDVAENPACLELGMRYVSKEQLLAESDLVSLHVPLMPATQRLIDADALKTMRDDAILVNSSRGGLIDTAALVTELRAGRFTGVGLDVYEAEAGLFFLDKSLEAIEDDTLARLVTFPNVLVTSHQAYYTVDAVGQIVDATVHNVLDYKAGRRSENVLVPRS; encoded by the coding sequence TTGGAGATCCTTGGTTTCGGTGTCCAGGCCGACGAGCGGCCCCTGATCGAGCGGGCCTTCGCCGGGCACCACGAGGTCCGCTGCCTGGACGTGTTCCTCAACGAGGACACCGCCCTGATCGCGGCCGGCCACGAGAGTGTCAGCACCAGCGTCAACTGCGACCTCGGCGCCCGTGTCCTGCAGATCCTCGCGGCGGGCGGCACCCGCATGGTCGCCCAGCGGTCCACCGGCTTCAACAACATCGACCTGGACGTCGCCGAACGGCTCGGCATGACGGTGGCCCGGGTGTCGTACTACTCGCCGTACTCCGTCGCCGAGTTCGCCTGGACCCTCGCCATGGCCGTCAACCGCCGTGTCGTGCGCGCCTCCATCCGCACCCGGGACTTCGACTTCCGGCTCGACGGGCTGATGGGACGCGACCTGCACGGCCGCACCGCGGGCGTCCTCGGCACCGGGAAGATCGGCGAGGCGTTCGCCCGGATCGCCCACGGCTTCGGCATGAAGCTGCTCGGCTGGGACGTCGCCGAGAACCCGGCCTGCCTCGAACTCGGCATGCGCTACGTCTCCAAGGAGCAGCTCCTCGCCGAGTCCGACCTGGTCAGCCTGCATGTCCCGCTGATGCCCGCGACCCAGCGCCTGATCGACGCCGACGCCCTGAAGACGATGCGGGACGACGCGATCCTGGTGAACTCCAGCCGCGGCGGCCTGATCGACACCGCGGCCCTCGTCACCGAACTGCGCGCCGGCCGCTTCACGGGCGTCGGCCTCGATGTGTACGAGGCGGAGGCGGGCCTGTTCTTCCTCGACAAGTCACTGGAGGCGATCGAGGACGACACCCTGGCCCGCCTGGTCACCTTCCCGAATGTCCTGGTCACCTCCCACCAGGCGTACTACACCGTGGACGCCGTCGGCCAGATCGTCGACGCCACGGTGCACAACGTCCTGGACTACAAGGCGGGCCGCCGCTCGGAGAACGTGCTGGTGCCCCGGAGCTGA
- a CDS encoding 6-phosphofructokinase translates to MRVGVLTGGGDCPGLNAVIRAIVRKGVQEYGYDFTGFRDGWRGPLDGDTVRLDIPAVRGILPRGGTILGSSRTNPLKQEDGIRRIKENLAKQEVDALITIGGEDTLGVAARLSDEYGVPCVGVPKTIDNDLSATDYTFGFDTAVGIATEAIDRLHTTAESHMRVLVVEVMGRHAGWIAIHSGLAGGANVILIPEQRFDVEKVCGWVTSRFKASYAPIVVVAEGAMPQDGDMVLKDESLDSFGHVRLSGVGEWLAKEIEKRTGKEARTTVLGHVQRGGTPSAFDRWLATRFGLHAIEAVRDGDFGKMVALRGTDIVRVPIAEATARLKTVDPTLYEEVGVFFG, encoded by the coding sequence ATGCGGGTCGGAGTACTGACCGGAGGCGGCGACTGCCCCGGACTCAACGCCGTCATCCGGGCCATCGTCCGCAAGGGCGTTCAGGAGTACGGGTACGACTTCACCGGCTTCCGGGACGGCTGGCGCGGTCCGCTCGACGGCGACACCGTACGGCTCGACATCCCCGCCGTACGCGGCATCCTGCCGCGCGGCGGCACCATCCTCGGCTCCTCGCGCACCAACCCCCTCAAGCAGGAGGACGGTATCCGGCGGATCAAGGAGAACCTCGCCAAGCAGGAGGTCGACGCGCTCATCACGATCGGCGGCGAGGACACCCTCGGAGTGGCCGCGCGGCTGTCGGACGAGTACGGCGTGCCCTGCGTGGGCGTCCCCAAGACCATCGACAACGACCTGTCCGCCACCGACTACACCTTCGGTTTCGACACCGCCGTCGGCATCGCGACGGAGGCCATCGACCGGCTGCACACCACCGCCGAGTCCCATATGCGGGTTCTCGTCGTGGAGGTGATGGGCCGTCACGCCGGCTGGATCGCCATCCACTCCGGCCTCGCGGGCGGCGCCAACGTCATCCTCATCCCCGAGCAGCGCTTCGACGTCGAGAAGGTCTGCGGGTGGGTCACCTCCCGTTTCAAGGCGTCGTACGCGCCCATCGTGGTCGTCGCCGAGGGTGCCATGCCCCAGGACGGCGACATGGTGCTCAAGGACGAGTCGCTGGACTCCTTCGGGCATGTGCGCCTGTCGGGCGTCGGCGAGTGGCTGGCCAAGGAGATCGAGAAGCGCACCGGCAAGGAGGCCCGGACGACGGTTCTCGGCCATGTCCAGCGCGGCGGCACGCCCAGCGCCTTCGACCGCTGGCTCGCCACCCGCTTCGGCCTGCACGCCATCGAGGCGGTCCGCGACGGCGACTTCGGCAAGATGGTCGCCCTGCGCGGCACGGACATCGTCCGCGTCCCGATCGCGGAGGCGACGGCCCGGCTGAAGACGGTGGATCCGACGCTCTACGAGGAGGTCGGGGTCTTCTTCGGCTGA
- a CDS encoding response regulator produces the protein MSEQQAGPIKVMVVDDHPMWRDAVARDLAESGFEVVATAGDGEQAVRRAKAAGPDVLVLDLNLPAKPGVQVCKELVGHNPALRVLVLSASGEHADVLEAVKSGATGYLLKSASTEELLDAVRRTAVGDPVFTPGLAGLVLGEYRRLASEPAPADRDADTPGAPQLTDRETEVLRLVAKGLSYKQIAERLVISHRTVQNHVQNTLGKLQLHNRVELVRYAIERGLDDA, from the coding sequence ATGAGCGAGCAGCAGGCCGGCCCGATCAAGGTCATGGTGGTCGACGACCACCCCATGTGGCGCGACGCGGTCGCCCGGGACCTGGCCGAGTCCGGGTTCGAGGTGGTCGCCACCGCGGGCGACGGCGAGCAGGCCGTGCGCCGCGCCAAGGCCGCGGGCCCCGACGTCCTGGTCCTCGACCTCAACCTGCCCGCCAAGCCGGGCGTCCAGGTCTGCAAGGAACTCGTCGGCCACAACCCGGCCCTGCGCGTCCTGGTGCTGTCCGCCAGCGGTGAGCACGCCGACGTCCTGGAGGCCGTGAAGTCCGGCGCCACCGGCTATCTGCTGAAGTCGGCGTCCACGGAGGAACTGCTGGACGCGGTCCGCCGTACCGCCGTCGGCGACCCGGTGTTCACCCCGGGCCTGGCCGGACTCGTCCTCGGCGAGTACCGGCGGCTCGCCTCCGAGCCCGCCCCCGCCGACCGGGACGCCGACACCCCGGGCGCCCCGCAGCTCACCGACCGGGAGACCGAGGTGCTGCGGCTGGTCGCCAAGGGCCTGAGCTACAAGCAGATCGCCGAACGCCTCGTCATCTCCCACCGGACGGTGCAGAACCACGTCCAGAACACCCTTGGCAAGCTCCAGTTGCACAACCGAGTGGAACTCGTCCGGTACGCCATAGAGCGCGGACTTGACGACGCGTAA
- the macS gene encoding MacS family sensor histidine kinase, translating to MAKREKVLRMSVEQPLWRALRGYRILTLLYAIGLFISAYDEFARPWVAIAYFAVLTVWTLATLPKVANAAACTRRFLTADLTLALVGILLTRVADSTAHIESGSPTLPSIWTAGSVLAFAIKGGWRWAAFASTLVAVANLVHRGSPTRDTVHAVILVWVASIAIGYVVEVARASERTLARALEIEAATRERERLARDIHDSVLQVLAMVQRRGAVIGGEAAELGRLAGEQEVALRTLVSGGLTPVSRVSSDAAEGALVSVVDEEPDGDGPLDLRGLLAPYASSRVNLAEPGAPVVLPPAAARELAAAVGAALDNVRKHVGEDACAWILVEDEPDAVIVTVRDDGPGIPEGRLAQAEGEGRLGVALSIRGRLRDIGGSAELISVPGQGTEVELKVPKQMSRGT from the coding sequence TTGGCCAAGCGCGAGAAAGTCCTGAGGATGTCGGTCGAGCAGCCGCTGTGGCGTGCGCTCAGGGGCTACCGGATCCTCACCCTGCTGTACGCGATAGGCCTGTTCATCAGCGCCTACGACGAGTTCGCCCGCCCCTGGGTCGCCATCGCCTACTTCGCCGTACTGACCGTGTGGACCCTCGCCACCCTGCCCAAGGTCGCGAACGCCGCCGCCTGCACCCGGCGCTTCCTCACCGCCGACCTCACCCTCGCGCTCGTCGGCATCCTACTCACCCGGGTCGCCGACTCCACCGCGCACATCGAGTCGGGCAGTCCGACGCTGCCGTCGATATGGACGGCCGGTTCGGTGCTGGCCTTCGCCATCAAGGGCGGCTGGCGGTGGGCGGCCTTCGCCTCCACGCTGGTCGCTGTCGCCAACCTGGTCCACCGCGGCTCCCCGACCCGGGACACCGTCCACGCGGTGATCCTCGTCTGGGTCGCCTCCATCGCCATCGGCTACGTCGTCGAGGTGGCCCGCGCCTCCGAGCGCACCCTCGCGCGCGCCCTGGAGATCGAGGCCGCGACCAGGGAGCGCGAGCGGCTCGCCCGGGACATCCACGACAGCGTGCTCCAGGTGCTCGCCATGGTGCAGCGGCGCGGTGCCGTCATCGGCGGTGAGGCGGCCGAGCTGGGCCGGCTGGCCGGCGAGCAGGAGGTGGCGCTGCGCACCCTGGTCTCCGGCGGCCTGACCCCCGTCTCCCGGGTCTCCTCGGACGCGGCCGAGGGCGCGCTGGTCAGCGTCGTGGACGAGGAGCCGGACGGCGACGGGCCGCTCGATCTGCGGGGGCTCCTCGCGCCCTACGCGAGCTCCCGGGTGAACCTTGCCGAGCCCGGGGCGCCGGTGGTGCTGCCCCCGGCCGCCGCGCGGGAGCTGGCCGCGGCCGTCGGGGCCGCCCTGGACAATGTCCGCAAGCACGTGGGCGAGGACGCGTGCGCGTGGATCCTGGTGGAGGACGAGCCCGACGCGGTCATCGTCACCGTCCGGGACGACGGTCCGGGCATCCCCGAGGGGCGGCTCGCGCAGGCCGAGGGCGAGGGGCGGCTCGGGGTCGCGCTGTCGATCCGGGGCCGGCTGCGGGACATCGGGGGCAGCGCGGAGCTGATCTCGGTGCCCGGGCAGGGCACGGAAGTCGAACTGAAGGTACCGAAGCAGATGTCCCGGGGGACGTGA